Proteins encoded by one window of Streptomyces sp. NBC_01477:
- a CDS encoding M23 family metallopeptidase: MASNQPAYAPAPVAEPTGEWPFGERDESVPVGGPSDGPAASDSGSGSDGEFDYGSEAAGLRSQLRLPRQRAGLPARGAAVGSTMIGIAAMAAVGAGGVAAAAEAPATAPPISLPDTPAFPDALDVLPAPAIAAAQPDVAVGTPSYDPSAVVHATDAGRDPAGDEDAAPPAAAPADPGEALRTRIIEQVTRQREAAARVEREAAEKLAAEQAAKEAAARKVREQAAAAKAEAEAKARAAAEAAAKAEADRLAQLAASYVKPVASYTLTAAFGESGNMWATHTGQDFAAPTGTPVHAVHSGTVTSAGWAGSYGYRVVLRLDDGTELWYCHLSTMVATSGEVTTGDTIGRVGATGNVPGPHLHLEVRPGGGAPVDPVPWLYGHDVAV, encoded by the coding sequence GTGGCGTCCAACCAGCCTGCCTACGCTCCTGCCCCGGTAGCAGAACCGACCGGGGAGTGGCCCTTCGGGGAGCGGGACGAGTCCGTGCCGGTCGGCGGCCCGTCCGACGGCCCCGCCGCCTCCGACTCCGGTTCCGGCTCCGACGGCGAGTTCGACTACGGCTCCGAGGCCGCGGGCCTGCGCAGCCAGCTCCGCCTCCCGCGGCAGCGCGCCGGGCTGCCGGCCCGCGGTGCCGCCGTCGGGTCCACCATGATCGGCATCGCGGCAATGGCCGCGGTCGGCGCCGGCGGAGTGGCGGCGGCGGCCGAGGCACCCGCCACCGCGCCCCCGATATCGCTGCCCGACACGCCCGCCTTCCCCGACGCCCTCGACGTCCTCCCGGCGCCGGCCATCGCGGCCGCGCAGCCCGACGTCGCGGTCGGCACCCCCTCGTACGACCCCTCCGCCGTCGTTCACGCGACCGACGCCGGCCGGGACCCCGCGGGCGACGAGGACGCGGCCCCGCCCGCCGCCGCTCCCGCCGACCCCGGCGAAGCCCTCCGCACCCGGATCATCGAGCAGGTCACCCGGCAGCGCGAGGCCGCCGCCCGCGTCGAGCGCGAGGCGGCCGAGAAGCTCGCCGCCGAGCAGGCGGCGAAGGAAGCCGCGGCCCGCAAGGTGCGCGAGCAGGCCGCCGCCGCGAAGGCGGAGGCCGAGGCGAAGGCCAGGGCCGCCGCCGAGGCCGCCGCGAAGGCCGAGGCCGACCGGCTCGCCCAACTCGCCGCCTCCTACGTCAAGCCGGTGGCGTCCTACACCCTCACCGCCGCCTTCGGCGAGTCCGGCAACATGTGGGCCACCCACACCGGCCAGGACTTCGCCGCCCCCACCGGCACCCCGGTGCACGCCGTCCACAGCGGCACGGTCACCTCGGCCGGCTGGGCGGGCTCGTACGGCTACCGGGTGGTCCTGCGCCTCGATGACGGCACCGAGCTGTGGTACTGCCACCTCTCGACGATGGTCGCCACGTCCGGTGAGGTCACCACGGGCGACACGATCGGCCGGGTCGGCGCGACCGGCAATGTTCCCGGGCCGCATCTGCACCTCGAAGTACGGCCGGGCGGCGGCGCGCCGGTCGACCCGGTGCCGTGGCTGTACGGCCACGACGTCGCCGTCTGA
- a CDS encoding MBL fold metallo-hydrolase: MNFPLPQALRSLTPNVHAWLPDGHATWGMANCVVVTGRHAGSGAALLVDTPYTADMTRHLQQLIAALGEGKGTSEGKRDDDDGSAARPDIRTVVNTHGNGDHSYSNGLFPGAEIIATDANGEHLCAEPSPAALAGLIAGSDPDTAFGAYVKRHFGRYGDFGGVPVVRPNRTFSGELDLDVDGVAVRLIEVGPAHTAGDLIVHLPEEGVVCAGDVLFNEDHPVHWAGPLEAVHRACVRILDCAPRVVVPGHGPVMTPADVRRYADYVWDLRAAVHRGHAAGRPLPVLAAELIAEDPYPHWGLPERMAVLAAIEYRALDGVTERPDLVGLLAFAAGFAHDRVSGTAAGSVPARSSG; the protein is encoded by the coding sequence ATGAACTTCCCTCTGCCGCAGGCCCTGCGGTCGCTGACACCGAACGTCCACGCTTGGCTCCCGGACGGCCACGCGACCTGGGGCATGGCCAACTGCGTCGTCGTGACGGGACGACACGCGGGATCCGGCGCCGCACTCCTGGTCGACACCCCGTACACCGCCGACATGACCCGCCACCTCCAGCAGCTCATCGCGGCCCTCGGCGAGGGCAAGGGCACAAGCGAAGGCAAAAGGGATGACGACGACGGCTCAGCAGCGCGGCCCGACATCCGTACGGTCGTCAACACGCACGGTAACGGCGACCACTCGTACAGCAACGGCCTTTTCCCCGGCGCCGAGATCATCGCCACCGACGCCAACGGCGAGCACCTGTGCGCCGAGCCCTCGCCCGCCGCGCTGGCCGGGCTGATCGCCGGGAGCGACCCGGACACCGCCTTCGGGGCGTACGTGAAGCGGCACTTCGGCCGCTACGGCGACTTCGGCGGCGTGCCCGTCGTCCGCCCGAACCGCACCTTCAGCGGCGAACTCGACCTGGATGTCGACGGGGTGGCGGTGCGGCTGATCGAGGTGGGGCCCGCGCACACCGCGGGCGACCTGATCGTGCACCTGCCGGAGGAGGGCGTCGTCTGCGCGGGCGATGTCCTCTTCAACGAGGACCATCCGGTGCACTGGGCGGGGCCGTTGGAGGCGGTGCACCGCGCCTGCGTGCGCATCCTGGACTGCGCTCCGCGGGTCGTGGTGCCGGGGCACGGCCCGGTGATGACCCCCGCGGATGTCCGCCGCTACGCCGACTACGTGTGGGACTTGCGGGCCGCCGTCCACCGCGGGCACGCGGCGGGCCGCCCGCTGCCGGTGCTCGCGGCCGAGCTGATCGCCGAAGACCCCTACCCGCACTGGGGCCTGCCCGAGCGGATGGCCGTACTCGCCGCGATCGAATACCGCGCACTGGACGGCGTCACCGAACGCCCCGACCTGGTGGGCCTGCTGGCCTTCGCGGCCGGTTTCGCGCACGACCGGGTGAGCGGTACGGCGGCCGGGAGCGTACCGGCCCGCAGCAGCGGCTGA
- a CDS encoding MmyB family transcriptional regulator, which translates to MRDREAMQTLLARARARVDPGEFGLAPRGDPRGRKVAGLTHDHMTRLLGWPDHKYGYVERGRLAVIETELLEPIARILHLSDHEWEALVLYATGLPPAYRLDPQLGRAVPRAWEQVLRGSREMAYVSDAAWDMVAYNSAFTRVFQRREVPGNVMRWMLLAPEARVTLGDWENSWLPLLVPQLRAAVVANPHNRTLAQLQADAGRDPVVARSLNEPTGEYIGPRAENALPLIHAELGPGWATLCAAGPFGVPSGRLMFVLFDQGERPRPGPAISAPATEAVDPVRPGQPEPRERPGPPGETASTSVRPAGQHNESP; encoded by the coding sequence ATGCGCGACCGCGAGGCCATGCAGACCCTGCTCGCCCGGGCCCGGGCGCGGGTCGATCCCGGGGAATTCGGGCTCGCCCCGCGCGGCGATCCGCGGGGCCGCAAGGTCGCGGGGCTCACGCACGACCACATGACGCGGCTGCTGGGCTGGCCCGACCACAAGTACGGCTATGTCGAGCGCGGCCGGCTCGCCGTCATCGAGACCGAGCTGCTCGAACCCATCGCGCGGATACTGCACTTGTCCGACCACGAGTGGGAGGCGCTGGTCCTCTACGCGACCGGGCTGCCGCCCGCCTACCGGCTCGACCCGCAGCTGGGTCGGGCGGTACCGAGGGCCTGGGAGCAAGTGCTGCGCGGCTCACGCGAGATGGCGTACGTCAGCGACGCCGCCTGGGACATGGTCGCGTACAACTCCGCCTTCACCCGGGTCTTCCAGCGGCGCGAGGTCCCGGGCAACGTCATGCGCTGGATGCTGCTGGCCCCCGAGGCCCGCGTCACCCTCGGGGACTGGGAGAACAGCTGGCTGCCGCTGCTCGTACCGCAGTTACGGGCGGCCGTCGTCGCCAACCCGCACAACAGGACGCTGGCGCAGTTGCAGGCGGACGCCGGGCGCGACCCGGTGGTGGCGCGCTCCCTGAACGAGCCGACGGGCGAGTACATCGGGCCGCGGGCGGAGAACGCCCTGCCGCTGATCCACGCCGAACTCGGGCCGGGATGGGCCACGTTGTGTGCGGCGGGACCCTTCGGGGTGCCGAGCGGGCGGCTGATGTTCGTCCTGTTCGACCAGGGCGAGCGGCCGCGCCCCGGACCCGCCATCTCGGCGCCGGCGACCGAGGCGGTGGACCCGGTGCGACCCGGACAGCCCGAGCCGCGAGAACGGCCCGGGCCGCCAGGTGAGACCGCCAGTACGTCCGTGCGGCCCGCCGGGCAGCACAATGAGTCACCATGA
- a CDS encoding LuxR C-terminal-related transcriptional regulator, whose protein sequence is MFEAGAEAGAGAAGVAARVAVEKYPLPQQHAQVLRELTAGVEESADAMRQGDGTGEGGLEVALALDAAMARRGVRVRAVYPRALLAVPQHAAHLRQASDAGVSVRVLDHVPHDLMVFDRQTVCLTAESAADSEGGAAPLVRVKGPLLAASFAAIYESYWQRATPLSRTSAGPHHVQLGAREKAVIRLMTNGYSDDRIARKLGITTPDVQSVMAALMERLHAGSRFEAGYKLAREVDPRDL, encoded by the coding sequence GTGTTCGAGGCAGGGGCCGAGGCGGGGGCCGGGGCGGCAGGGGTCGCAGCGCGGGTGGCCGTGGAGAAGTACCCGCTGCCGCAGCAGCACGCTCAGGTGCTGCGCGAACTGACCGCCGGCGTGGAGGAGTCCGCCGACGCCATGCGGCAGGGCGACGGTACGGGCGAGGGCGGGCTCGAGGTGGCGCTCGCGCTGGACGCCGCGATGGCCCGGCGCGGGGTGCGGGTACGGGCGGTGTACCCGCGGGCGCTGCTGGCGGTGCCGCAGCACGCCGCCCACCTGCGGCAGGCCTCGGACGCCGGCGTGAGCGTACGCGTTCTCGACCACGTGCCGCACGACCTGATGGTCTTCGACCGGCAGACGGTCTGCCTGACGGCCGAGTCGGCGGCGGACTCCGAGGGCGGCGCCGCGCCGCTCGTGCGGGTCAAAGGGCCCTTGCTGGCCGCCTCCTTCGCGGCGATCTACGAGTCGTACTGGCAGCGGGCCACTCCGCTGTCGCGTACGTCGGCGGGGCCGCACCACGTCCAACTCGGCGCGCGGGAGAAGGCGGTGATCCGGTTGATGACCAACGGCTACAGCGATGACAGGATCGCCAGGAAGCTGGGCATCACGACCCCGGACGTGCAGTCGGTGATGGCCGCGCTGATGGAACGGCTGCACGCCGGCAGTCGTTTCGAGGCCGGGTACAAGCTCGCCCGCGAGGTCGATCCGCGGGACTTGTGA
- a CDS encoding DUF397 domain-containing protein: MKDRSRGTWHKSSYSNGGGGNCVEVAHTSEPIRVRDSKDPGGPELEFSGGAWDAFVREVQRGGTVFGGE, translated from the coding sequence ATGAAGGACCGCTCGCGCGGCACATGGCACAAGAGCAGCTACAGCAACGGCGGCGGGGGTAACTGCGTCGAGGTCGCTCACACATCGGAGCCCATACGCGTCAGGGACTCCAAGGACCCCGGGGGGCCTGAACTGGAGTTCTCCGGTGGGGCGTGGGACGCGTTCGTGCGGGAGGTGCAGCGGGGCGGAACCGTGTTCGGGGGAGAGTGA
- a CDS encoding DUF5753 domain-containing protein, with the protein MERQALLTRPQSPDLWAVVHESVLRHTVGNSHVMQAQLERILESSALANVTVQVLPFDAGSYPATGPFTVLGFPEQEDPDVVYRDGVTDAVYLERPEDIGQYTRAFDNLRALSLSPQRSIDLIEATIRGLT; encoded by the coding sequence ATGGAGCGACAGGCCCTGCTCACTCGCCCACAGTCGCCGGACCTGTGGGCGGTCGTACACGAGAGCGTGCTACGGCACACCGTCGGAAATAGTCACGTGATGCAGGCGCAGCTCGAACGCATACTGGAATCGTCCGCCTTGGCGAACGTCACCGTGCAAGTCCTGCCCTTCGACGCTGGGAGCTATCCGGCCACTGGGCCGTTCACGGTACTGGGCTTCCCCGAACAGGAGGATCCAGATGTGGTCTACCGAGACGGGGTGACCGACGCTGTCTATCTTGAACGCCCCGAGGACATCGGGCAGTACACCAGGGCGTTCGACAACCTACGGGCGCTCTCACTGAGCCCGCAGAGATCTATCGACCTGATCGAAGCCACGATCCGAGGACTTACCTGA
- a CDS encoding ATP-binding protein, protein MYDRPQVRRLWASEQGLSLHPDGDQLRVELHDTSRSLPSREAPASDEETGRGLALVTAVSGSWISTPTPRGKAVCCEFTVTRADQQRWGHRIDRAAKVIEGYDRDPRTPRARISATRNAADTVAVALITDLLHWLAANGRDPDTVLDQAQTHFEAEVGETLDPAWPGAAVPSDAEPTGAVR, encoded by the coding sequence GTGTACGACCGCCCACAGGTCCGGCGACTGTGGGCGAGTGAGCAGGGCCTGTCGCTCCATCCGGACGGCGATCAGCTACGAGTCGAGTTGCACGACACGAGCCGTAGCCTGCCGTCCCGCGAGGCACCCGCGTCGGACGAGGAGACTGGCCGCGGGCTCGCCCTTGTCACCGCCGTCTCCGGCAGCTGGATCTCGACCCCGACGCCCAGGGGCAAGGCGGTCTGCTGCGAGTTCACCGTCACCCGCGCCGACCAGCAGCGTTGGGGCCACCGCATTGACCGTGCCGCGAAGGTCATCGAGGGCTACGACCGCGACCCGCGCACCCCCAGGGCTCGTATCTCCGCCACCCGCAATGCCGCGGACACGGTGGCCGTCGCCCTGATCACCGACCTCCTCCACTGGCTTGCTGCCAACGGCCGTGACCCGGACACCGTCCTGGACCAGGCTCAGACGCACTTCGAGGCGGAGGTCGGCGAGACCCTTGATCCCGCCTGGCCGGGTGCGGCGGTACCGTCGGACGCCGAACCAACCGGCGCCGTCCGGTGA
- a CDS encoding DUF3427 domain-containing protein, whose amino-acid sequence MRNDGLGAPVAGIYEELITRRLAERMQELDAAGLLAIDERVGTESSPHVLARHIGATVRRVLQDLPPAEQVAAANHILTSVGTLRGAAEWISMVADGPRQLMAIAEQKAPGVYEIHRPVTPLSETALITNSPEDPNLGFELRAELATADSIDLLCAFVKWHGLRVLEQPLRAARERGARIRVITTTYIGATERRALDRLVQDFGAEVKVNYETRSTRLHAKAWLFRRKTGYDTAYVGSSNLSRAALLDGLEWNVRLSSVATPAVMRKFEATFDSYWSEPAFESYDPARDGDRLSEALTAAGGGAAGGRSTLTLSGLDVRPYPYQRDMLERLEVERTVHDRHRNLLVAATGTGKTVMAALDYRALRQKLGRDLRLLFVAHRREILEQSLRAYQEVIGDANFGEALHSGDIPASWAYVFASVQSLNAERLQQLDPEHFDVVVIDEFHHATAKTYRRIIEHFAPTELLGLTATPERMEGPSVQDEFFDGRIAAEMRLWEALENDLLSPFHYFGITDTTDLTGITWRRSSQGYDTTELSNLFTADTARARLVLRAVNDKIADPGSMRALGFCVSVAHARHMAACFQEAGLAAVALSGETPKEERRAALARLASGELQVVFSVDLLNEGLDIPDVDTLLLLRPTSSATVFLQQLGRGLRRSEGKAVLTVLDFIGQHRADFRFEEQFGALTDLRRNRLAASVEQDFPQLPSGCQIILERKAKERILKNIRDRIGINAPQLAQEIARYARPLLADYLHESGRDIKQIYRGGNSWTALLRRAGLLPGNAPDGEDKLLRRTPAFHHVDDPVRIDAYTRLLADDAPEYDALDPRLQAYARMLVFSLWPSGASFSGYGAALRSLATQHAFRDEARQILAYNLAHTQHVPVPLLGDHSGLPLTVHGSYNREEILTALGQTAIGGYGPDKFREGVRWCPNIATDALLVTLEKDAKDFSPQTRYRDYAMSETRFHWESQNATSDTSPTGIRYRTHADRGTHVLLFVRRFKHTDIGGPQPWMLLGPAQFVEHRGSKPMGIVWDLHHRMPADVWTYSAIAAG is encoded by the coding sequence ATGCGCAACGACGGGCTCGGTGCGCCGGTGGCCGGGATCTACGAAGAGCTGATCACCCGGCGGTTGGCCGAGCGAATGCAGGAACTCGACGCCGCAGGGCTGCTGGCGATCGACGAGCGGGTGGGCACGGAGTCCTCGCCACACGTGCTCGCTCGGCATATCGGCGCCACCGTCCGACGTGTGTTGCAGGACCTCCCGCCGGCCGAGCAAGTGGCCGCGGCGAACCACATCCTCACCTCCGTCGGCACCTTGCGGGGCGCCGCAGAGTGGATCAGCATGGTGGCGGACGGGCCGCGCCAGCTGATGGCGATCGCGGAGCAGAAGGCTCCGGGCGTGTACGAGATCCACCGCCCGGTGACACCGCTGTCCGAGACCGCGCTGATCACCAATTCGCCGGAAGACCCCAACCTGGGCTTCGAGTTGCGCGCCGAGCTGGCCACCGCCGACAGCATCGACCTGCTGTGCGCCTTCGTGAAGTGGCACGGCCTGCGCGTACTTGAGCAGCCGCTCAGGGCCGCGCGCGAACGGGGCGCCAGGATCAGGGTCATCACCACGACGTACATCGGTGCCACCGAGCGTCGCGCCCTCGACCGCCTGGTGCAGGACTTCGGCGCCGAGGTAAAGGTCAACTACGAGACGCGGTCGACCCGCCTCCACGCGAAGGCCTGGCTCTTCCGCCGCAAGACGGGGTACGACACGGCATACGTCGGCAGTTCGAACCTGTCCAGGGCCGCGCTGCTGGACGGTCTTGAGTGGAACGTACGGCTGTCGTCCGTGGCCACCCCCGCGGTGATGCGGAAGTTCGAGGCGACCTTCGACTCGTACTGGAGTGAACCGGCCTTCGAGTCGTACGACCCGGCACGTGATGGCGACCGCCTGTCCGAGGCGCTCACCGCGGCCGGTGGCGGCGCGGCCGGCGGTCGCTCCACATTGACGCTCTCAGGACTCGACGTACGCCCGTATCCGTACCAGCGGGACATGTTGGAGCGCCTGGAGGTCGAGCGGACGGTGCACGACCGGCACCGCAATCTGCTGGTCGCGGCGACCGGTACGGGAAAGACGGTCATGGCCGCCCTGGACTATCGCGCGCTTCGGCAGAAACTCGGCCGGGACCTGCGGTTGCTGTTCGTGGCGCACCGCCGGGAGATCCTGGAGCAGTCGCTGCGCGCATACCAGGAGGTGATCGGGGACGCGAACTTCGGCGAGGCCCTGCACTCCGGCGACATCCCGGCGAGTTGGGCGTATGTCTTCGCCAGCGTCCAGTCGCTCAACGCAGAGCGCCTGCAACAGCTCGACCCCGAGCACTTCGACGTCGTCGTGATCGATGAGTTCCACCATGCCACGGCGAAGACCTACCGCAGGATCATCGAGCACTTCGCACCGACCGAACTCCTCGGCCTCACCGCCACACCGGAACGGATGGAGGGCCCCAGCGTCCAAGACGAGTTCTTCGACGGCAGAATCGCCGCCGAGATGCGGCTCTGGGAAGCACTGGAGAACGACCTCCTCAGCCCCTTCCACTACTTCGGTATCACCGACACCACGGACCTGACCGGAATCACGTGGCGGCGTAGCTCGCAGGGGTACGACACGACGGAATTGAGCAACCTCTTCACCGCCGACACCGCGCGTGCCCGGCTCGTCCTGCGAGCCGTCAACGACAAGATCGCCGATCCTGGCTCGATGCGGGCACTCGGCTTCTGCGTGTCCGTCGCGCACGCCCGCCACATGGCAGCGTGCTTCCAGGAGGCAGGCCTGGCAGCTGTCGCCTTGTCCGGCGAAACGCCCAAGGAGGAACGCCGGGCGGCACTGGCCCGCCTGGCCTCTGGCGAACTCCAGGTGGTCTTCTCGGTCGACCTGCTCAACGAGGGGTTGGACATCCCCGACGTCGACACCCTGCTCCTGCTGCGTCCGACGTCCAGCGCGACGGTCTTCCTCCAGCAACTGGGTCGCGGGCTTCGCAGGAGTGAGGGCAAGGCGGTGCTGACCGTCCTGGACTTCATCGGGCAGCACCGCGCCGACTTCCGCTTCGAGGAGCAGTTCGGCGCCCTCACCGACCTGCGCAGGAACCGCCTCGCGGCAAGCGTGGAGCAGGACTTCCCGCAACTGCCGTCGGGCTGCCAGATCATCCTCGAACGCAAGGCGAAGGAACGGATCCTCAAGAACATCCGCGACCGGATCGGCATCAATGCGCCGCAGTTGGCGCAGGAGATCGCCCGATACGCCCGGCCACTCCTCGCCGACTACCTGCACGAGAGCGGCCGCGACATCAAGCAGATCTATCGCGGCGGCAACTCCTGGACGGCGCTCCTGCGCCGCGCAGGCCTGCTCCCGGGCAACGCACCAGATGGTGAGGACAAGCTCCTCCGGAGGACGCCCGCCTTCCACCACGTCGACGACCCGGTACGGATCGACGCTTACACCCGCCTGCTTGCCGACGACGCCCCGGAGTACGACGCCCTCGACCCACGACTCCAGGCGTACGCCCGAATGCTGGTCTTCTCGCTCTGGCCGAGCGGTGCCTCCTTCTCCGGGTACGGGGCGGCTCTGCGCTCGCTAGCGACGCAACACGCGTTCCGTGACGAGGCCCGGCAGATCCTCGCGTACAACCTCGCGCACACCCAGCACGTCCCCGTACCCCTGCTCGGCGACCACTCGGGGCTTCCGCTGACCGTGCACGGCTCCTACAACCGCGAGGAGATCCTGACCGCACTCGGGCAGACCGCAATCGGCGGCTACGGACCCGACAAGTTCCGGGAGGGCGTCAGGTGGTGCCCGAACATCGCGACCGACGCTCTGCTCGTCACCCTGGAGAAGGACGCGAAGGACTTCTCCCCACAGACCCGCTACCGCGACTACGCGATGAGCGAGACGCGATTCCACTGGGAGAGTCAGAACGCGACATCCGACACCTCACCGACCGGCATCCGCTACCGCACCCACGCCGACCGCGGCACACATGTCCTGCTGTTCGTCCGCCGCTTCAAGCACACCGACATCGGCGGTCCGCAGCCGTGGATGCTGCTCGGCCCCGCACAGTTCGTCGAACACCGGGGCAGCAAACCGATGGGCATCGTCTGGGACCTCCACCACCGCATGCCGGCCGACGTCTGGACGTACTCCGCCATCGCGGCCGGCTGA
- a CDS encoding PrsW family intramembrane metalloprotease, translating to MATYSSSPDSPSDGHPDGRLSDERMYVPAAPVSWHYAPRRPFWESRAVRTGALFTALAVCGVVILAVVRQHIGTEPFLVGMALAVLPVPLLLWAFLWLDRVAPSPWQNVVFAFSWGACAATLVALFANEYGAKLLATTLSATPTQSDRWGATFVAPLVEETAKGAAILLLFLFRRRHIESLLDGIVLSGLVATGFAFTENILYLGSAFGEDKAVGAGVLDSTTAATFFVRVLMTPFAHPLFTSMTGLGFAIAATSRQDRPWRWLAPVGGWLLAMVLHGAWNGSSQLSPVGFLTVYVAVMIPVFGLVVWLAFWARAGELRTIRTHLAVYAAAGWLNPREPVALASMRTRADARDAARRRHGDAGARAVRDYAGYATHLAFLRGAATKGVAPPDFTARESELLHHLWHDRPLAQPALLHATPPPWPPPTPFPGPRPYWPQYAYTPSAYGQPGPKHS from the coding sequence GTGGCCACGTACTCGTCCTCGCCCGACTCCCCTTCCGACGGCCATCCCGACGGCCGGCTGTCCGACGAGCGGATGTACGTACCGGCGGCCCCCGTCTCCTGGCACTACGCCCCGCGGCGGCCGTTCTGGGAGAGCCGGGCGGTGCGCACCGGTGCGCTGTTCACCGCGCTCGCGGTGTGCGGGGTCGTCATCCTGGCGGTGGTGCGGCAGCACATAGGGACCGAGCCGTTCCTGGTCGGTATGGCGCTCGCGGTGCTGCCGGTGCCGCTGCTGCTGTGGGCCTTCCTGTGGCTCGACCGGGTCGCGCCCAGCCCCTGGCAGAACGTCGTGTTCGCCTTCTCCTGGGGCGCGTGCGCCGCCACCCTCGTCGCGCTCTTCGCCAACGAGTACGGCGCCAAGCTCCTCGCGACGACGCTGTCCGCGACCCCGACCCAGTCCGACCGGTGGGGTGCGACCTTCGTGGCGCCGCTCGTCGAGGAGACCGCCAAGGGCGCCGCGATCCTGCTGCTCTTCCTCTTCCGGCGCCGGCACATCGAGTCGCTGCTCGACGGCATCGTGCTCAGCGGCCTGGTCGCCACCGGCTTCGCCTTCACCGAGAACATCCTCTACCTCGGCTCCGCGTTCGGCGAGGACAAGGCGGTGGGCGCCGGCGTCCTGGACTCCACCACCGCGGCGACCTTCTTCGTCCGGGTGCTCATGACGCCCTTCGCGCACCCGCTCTTCACGTCCATGACCGGCCTGGGTTTCGCCATCGCCGCCACCAGCCGGCAGGACCGCCCGTGGCGCTGGCTCGCGCCGGTGGGCGGCTGGCTGCTCGCGATGGTCCTGCACGGCGCGTGGAACGGCTCCTCGCAGCTGTCGCCTGTCGGCTTCCTGACGGTCTACGTCGCCGTGATGATCCCGGTCTTCGGCCTCGTCGTCTGGCTCGCCTTCTGGGCCCGCGCGGGCGAGTTGCGCACGATACGCACCCACCTGGCCGTCTACGCCGCCGCGGGCTGGCTGAACCCGCGCGAACCCGTCGCGCTGGCGTCCATGCGGACCCGCGCCGACGCCCGGGACGCGGCACGCCGCCGGCACGGTGACGCGGGCGCCCGCGCGGTCCGCGACTACGCCGGGTACGCGACCCACCTGGCCTTCCTGCGCGGCGCCGCGACGAAGGGCGTGGCGCCGCCCGACTTCACCGCCCGCGAGTCCGAACTCCTCCACCACCTCTGGCACGACCGCCCCCTGGCCCAGCCCGCCCTCCTCCACGCCACCCCACCCCCCTGGCCTCCCCCCACCCCCTTCCCGGGCCCCCGCCCCTACTGGCCGCAGTACGCGTACACGCCGTCCGCGTACGGACAGCCGGGGCCGAAGCACTCGTAG
- the trmB gene encoding tRNA (guanosine(46)-N7)-methyltransferase TrmB → MSTSPLTPTAPAALPGARFPDGPAADPAGSRGEHRIRSFHARRGRVTQAQAAAIDRHWDTWGVELDGSPLDLAALFGQAAGDGGSGAPAMPVVLEIGFGMGDATADMAAADPATGILAVDVHTPGQGNLLALADRAGLANVRVANGDAVVLLRDMLPPASLSGLRVYFPDPWPKAKHHKRRLIQPSFLALVVPLLRPGAVVHCATDWEPYAEQMLDVLSAAPELANVHPVEGFAPRPGFRPMTKFERQGLAKGHVVRDLLFTRV, encoded by the coding sequence GTGTCCACGTCACCCCTCACCCCCACCGCGCCTGCCGCCCTGCCCGGCGCCCGTTTCCCCGACGGTCCCGCCGCCGACCCGGCCGGTTCGCGCGGTGAGCACCGCATCCGCTCCTTCCACGCCCGGCGCGGCCGCGTCACACAGGCGCAGGCCGCCGCGATCGACCGGCACTGGGACACATGGGGCGTCGAGCTGGACGGCAGCCCGCTGGACCTGGCGGCGCTCTTCGGCCAGGCCGCCGGGGACGGCGGGTCCGGGGCGCCCGCCATGCCCGTCGTGCTGGAGATCGGCTTCGGGATGGGCGACGCGACCGCGGACATGGCCGCCGCGGACCCGGCCACCGGCATCCTCGCCGTCGACGTGCACACCCCGGGCCAGGGCAATCTGCTCGCCCTCGCCGACCGGGCCGGCCTGGCCAACGTCCGGGTGGCCAACGGCGACGCCGTCGTCCTGCTGCGCGACATGCTGCCGCCCGCGTCGCTGTCCGGCCTGCGGGTGTATTTCCCCGATCCGTGGCCCAAGGCCAAGCACCACAAGCGGCGGCTGATCCAGCCGTCCTTCCTGGCCCTGGTCGTGCCGCTGCTGCGGCCAGGCGCGGTCGTGCACTGCGCGACGGACTGGGAGCCGTACGCCGAGCAGATGCTGGACGTGCTGAGCGCGGCGCCGGAGCTGGCCAACGTCCACCCGGTGGAAGGTTTCGCCCCGCGGCCCGGCTTCCGGCCGATGACGAAGTTCGAGCGGCAGGGCCTCGCCAAGGGGCATGTGGTGCGGGACCTGCTGTTCACCCGGGTCTGA